The following are encoded in a window of Thermodesulfobacterium geofontis OPF15 genomic DNA:
- a CDS encoding adenosylcobalamin-dependent ribonucleoside-diphosphate reductase, protein MKRRKRINLRESALIILRQRYLLKNDKNEIIETPEELFERVAKAVASAEANFSKDPYICEKYAEKFYEMMANLDFLPNSPTLMNAGCPLGQLSACFVLPIEDSLDSIFETLKYTALIHKSGGGTGFSFSKIRPKGDIVASTQGVASGPLSFIKVFDSATEAIKQGGKRRGANMGILRIDHPDIEEFILAKRNENTLTNFNLSVAITDQFMSALEKKEKFPLINPRNKKVVRYVDPEEIFFLIAESAWETGDPGVIFIDTINKYNPTPHLGEIEATNPCGEQPLLPFESCNLGSINLTNFVKDGKIDWELLKETIHLAVRFLDDVIEINRFPVPQIDKITRLTRKIGLGVMGFADFLIKLNISYSEPSAIEIAKKIMKFINEESIKASYELAKERGNFPAYPGSIWDNPETPFMRNATTTTIAPTGSISLIAGVSSGIEPLFGIYYERKTLENVFIKEFHPLFIEILERENFSENEIESILEEVKEKGILRDMKLPEKIKRLFVTTYEIAPEQHLAIQSAFQKYTHNAVSKTINLPKEATVEDVKNIYLKAYKLGLKGVTVFRYGSKGEQVIYIGGSEERESSCPICSFSLI, encoded by the coding sequence ATGAAGCGCCGTAAAAGAATAAATTTAAGAGAATCAGCTCTTATTATACTAAGACAAAGATATCTTTTAAAAAACGATAAAAACGAAATTATCGAAACTCCTGAAGAACTTTTTGAAAGAGTTGCTAAGGCTGTAGCCAGCGCTGAGGCAAATTTCTCTAAGGATCCTTATATTTGTGAAAAATATGCTGAAAAATTTTATGAAATGATGGCAAATCTCGATTTTTTACCCAATTCTCCTACCTTAATGAATGCAGGATGTCCTTTAGGACAGCTTTCTGCTTGTTTCGTTCTACCTATTGAGGATTCCTTGGATTCAATTTTTGAAACCTTAAAATATACAGCCCTTATACATAAATCTGGAGGAGGAACAGGTTTTTCCTTCTCAAAAATTAGACCTAAAGGGGATATAGTTGCTTCTACTCAAGGAGTAGCAAGTGGTCCTCTTTCTTTTATAAAGGTATTCGATAGCGCTACAGAAGCTATTAAACAAGGTGGGAAAAGACGTGGTGCTAATATGGGAATTTTAAGAATTGATCATCCTGATATAGAAGAATTTATATTAGCTAAAAGAAACGAAAATACCCTTACAAACTTTAATTTATCTGTAGCTATTACTGATCAGTTTATGTCTGCTTTAGAGAAAAAAGAAAAATTTCCTTTAATAAATCCCAGAAATAAAAAGGTGGTAAGATATGTAGATCCTGAAGAAATTTTTTTCTTAATAGCTGAATCTGCTTGGGAAACTGGTGACCCGGGAGTTATCTTTATAGATACTATAAATAAGTATAACCCTACACCCCATTTAGGAGAAATAGAAGCTACAAATCCCTGCGGTGAGCAACCTCTTCTTCCTTTTGAATCCTGTAATTTAGGTTCAATTAATTTAACCAATTTTGTTAAAGATGGTAAAATCGATTGGGAGTTACTTAAAGAAACGATTCATTTAGCTGTAAGATTTCTTGATGATGTAATAGAAATTAATAGATTTCCTGTTCCCCAAATAGATAAAATTACCAGACTTACAAGAAAAATAGGCCTTGGAGTAATGGGTTTTGCTGATTTTCTTATAAAACTTAATATTTCTTATTCTGAACCTTCTGCTATAGAGATAGCTAAAAAAATTATGAAATTTATTAATGAAGAATCTATAAAAGCCTCTTATGAGCTTGCTAAAGAGAGGGGAAACTTTCCTGCCTATCCAGGAAGTATTTGGGACAATCCTGAAACACCTTTTATGAGAAATGCAACAACTACTACCATAGCTCCTACAGGAAGTATTTCTTTAATTGCTGGAGTTTCTTCAGGGATAGAACCTCTTTTTGGAATTTATTATGAGAGAAAAACCCTTGAAAATGTTTTTATAAAAGAATTTCATCCGCTTTTTATTGAAATTTTAGAGAGAGAAAATTTTTCCGAAAATGAAATAGAAAGCATTTTAGAAGAAGTTAAAGAGAAGGGGATTTTAAGGGATATGAAATTGCCTGAAAAGATAAAAAGACTCTTTGTAACAACTTATGAAATAGCACCAGAGCAACACTTAGCCATTCAATCCGCTTTTCAAAAATATACACATAATGCAGTATCTAAAACGATTAATTTACCTAAGGAAGCAACTGTAGAGGATGTTAAAAATATTTATTTAAAAGCTTATAAATTAGGGTTAAAGGGGGTCACTGTATTTAGGTATGGTTCCAAAGGAGAGCAAGTGATTTATATAGGAGGTTCAGAAGAAAGAGAATCTTCTTGTCCTATTTGCAGTTTTTCTTTAATTTAA
- the lon gene encoding endopeptidase La, with translation MREELELQIPEVSEGEIIDVPEILPLMAIRDIVLFPSMVVPLFVGRPKSLKTIEEALNKNKLIVLSTQKNSRIENPKPEDLYKLGTIALIIKTLNLTENRLKVVVQVLSRVEIKEFLQTDPYFKVKIEPCKEIEPESITPEIEALMRSVKENTEKLLSLKGILNPEISTVLQSIEEPGRLADLITAYLKLKTKTAQDLLETLDGVERLRKVSEILIQEIEITTLQNKIQAEAQEEIGRSQREYFLREQLRAIKRELGELEDIESDIEELRKKIKKAKMPKNVEKEALKQLKRLEFMHPDSSEAAVIRNYLEWLIELPWNKSTKDNLNLKHVKKILDKDHYNLEKVKDRILEFLAVKKINPKAKGAIICFVGPPGVGKTSLGKSIATALGRKFVRVSLGGVRDEAEIRGHRRTYVGALPGRIIQGIKQAGTNNPVFMLDEIDKLCVDFHGDPAAALLEVLDPEQNKEFVDHFLDVPFDLSKVLFIATANMTETIPKVLLDRMEVIYISGYTFKEKLEIAKRHLLPKLLKEHGLTKKDIVIPDEVILKIIEEYTSESGVRELERKLAAICRKITRRLAEGEKGPFEITEENLVKYLGPPEYVEELKQEKDEIGVATGLAWTPYGGEVLYVEAVTMPGKGNLILTGQLGDIMKESAQAALSYIRSKYKEFNIDPKFYTKYDIHVHVPSGAIPKDGPSAGVTIAVALISALTKKPVSKDYAMTGEITLRGAILPVGGIKEKSLAALRKGIKKVLLPFKNKKDLEEIPKDLRDQIEFIFVSHLDEVVNLVIKNN, from the coding sequence ATGAGAGAAGAATTAGAACTACAGATTCCAGAGGTTTCAGAAGGAGAAATTATAGACGTTCCAGAAATATTGCCTTTAATGGCAATAAGGGATATTGTGCTCTTTCCTTCTATGGTGGTCCCTCTTTTTGTAGGAAGACCAAAATCTCTTAAAACTATAGAAGAAGCATTAAATAAAAATAAACTTATAGTTCTTTCTACACAAAAAAATTCCCGTATTGAAAATCCTAAACCTGAAGATCTTTATAAGTTAGGAACTATAGCTTTAATAATCAAAACTTTAAATCTTACAGAAAATAGACTAAAGGTTGTAGTTCAAGTTTTGTCAAGGGTTGAAATAAAAGAGTTTTTACAAACTGATCCTTATTTTAAAGTTAAAATTGAGCCTTGTAAAGAGATTGAACCTGAAAGTATTACTCCAGAAATTGAAGCCTTAATGAGATCTGTTAAGGAGAATACTGAAAAACTTTTGTCATTAAAAGGAATTTTAAATCCTGAAATTTCAACAGTATTACAATCTATAGAAGAACCTGGAAGGCTGGCAGATCTTATTACAGCTTATTTGAAACTTAAAACTAAAACAGCCCAAGACCTTCTTGAAACTCTTGATGGAGTTGAAAGGCTGAGAAAAGTTTCAGAAATACTTATTCAAGAAATAGAGATAACTACTCTCCAAAATAAAATACAAGCAGAAGCTCAAGAAGAAATAGGTAGATCACAAAGAGAATACTTTTTAAGAGAACAATTAAGAGCAATTAAGAGAGAACTTGGAGAATTGGAAGATATAGAAAGTGATATAGAAGAATTAAGAAAAAAAATCAAAAAAGCAAAAATGCCTAAGAATGTTGAAAAAGAAGCTTTAAAACAGTTAAAACGTCTTGAATTTATGCATCCCGATTCCTCAGAGGCAGCAGTTATAAGAAATTATTTAGAATGGTTAATAGAACTGCCTTGGAACAAATCTACCAAAGATAATTTAAATCTAAAACATGTAAAGAAAATTTTAGATAAAGACCATTATAATCTTGAAAAAGTGAAAGATAGAATTCTTGAATTTTTAGCAGTAAAAAAGATAAATCCAAAAGCAAAGGGAGCTATTATCTGTTTTGTTGGACCACCTGGTGTTGGAAAAACAAGTCTTGGAAAATCTATAGCTACTGCCTTAGGAAGAAAATTTGTAAGGGTATCCTTAGGTGGTGTGAGAGATGAAGCTGAAATAAGAGGACACAGAAGAACTTATGTAGGGGCTTTACCTGGAAGAATTATTCAAGGTATAAAACAAGCTGGAACAAATAATCCTGTCTTTATGCTTGATGAGATTGACAAACTTTGTGTTGATTTCCATGGAGATCCTGCTGCAGCATTACTTGAAGTTCTTGATCCTGAACAAAATAAGGAGTTTGTTGATCATTTTTTAGATGTCCCCTTTGATCTTTCTAAGGTATTATTTATTGCAACTGCAAATATGACTGAAACCATCCCTAAGGTTCTTCTTGATCGTATGGAAGTTATATATATATCTGGCTATACTTTTAAAGAAAAACTTGAAATTGCAAAAAGACATCTTTTACCCAAACTTTTAAAGGAACATGGTCTTACTAAAAAGGATATAGTTATTCCAGACGAAGTAATTTTAAAAATAATAGAAGAATATACTTCTGAATCTGGAGTAAGAGAGTTAGAAAGAAAATTAGCTGCCATTTGTAGAAAGATTACTAGAAGATTGGCAGAAGGTGAAAAGGGTCCTTTTGAAATTACAGAAGAAAATTTAGTAAAATATCTTGGACCTCCTGAATATGTGGAAGAATTAAAACAAGAAAAGGATGAAATAGGAGTAGCAACAGGTCTTGCATGGACTCCTTATGGAGGAGAAGTTCTTTATGTAGAGGCGGTAACTATGCCTGGTAAAGGGAATCTTATTTTAACAGGACAATTAGGAGATATAATGAAAGAGAGTGCACAAGCAGCTTTATCCTATATAAGATCAAAATACAAAGAATTTAATATTGATCCTAAATTTTACACTAAATATGATATACATGTTCATGTTCCTTCTGGAGCTATACCCAAAGATGGTCCCAGTGCTGGAGTAACTATTGCTGTAGCCTTAATTTCAGCTTTAACCAAAAAACCAGTCTCTAAAGATTATGCTATGACAGGTGAAATCACTTTAAGAGGAGCCATACTTCCTGTAGGAGGTATAAAGGAAAAAAGTCTTGCTGCTTTAAGAAAGGGAATTAAAAAAGTTCTTCTGCCCTTTAAAAATAAAAAAGATTTAGAAGAAATTCCTAAAGATTTAAGAGATCAAATAGAATTTATTTTTGTTTCCCATTTGGACGAAGTAGTAAATTTAGTGATAAAAAATAATTAG
- a CDS encoding NUDIX hydrolase, producing the protein MHEKIKKRGRKPKETPEGRKREILEIVDKNCEPVSILNRESIHKKGLFHKIVHVFLFNEKGEIYLQKKSPLVDENPGLWTSSASGHVLAGEGALISAQRELREELSLKVKLKKVLKLPPSEETNMQCISLFVGYTKKIPKPNPLEIEEGGFFTIEKVENLLQTNPEIFSPTFRFLWKKYWENVSQKSQSEK; encoded by the coding sequence ATGCACGAAAAAATCAAAAAAAGAGGAAGAAAGCCTAAGGAGACCCCAGAGGGAAGAAAAAGAGAAATTTTAGAAATTGTTGATAAAAATTGTGAACCTGTTAGTATCTTAAATAGGGAAAGTATTCATAAAAAGGGGCTTTTTCATAAAATTGTTCATGTGTTTCTTTTTAATGAAAAAGGAGAAATATATCTTCAAAAAAAATCCCCCCTTGTAGATGAAAATCCTGGTCTTTGGACCTCTTCAGCTTCTGGACATGTATTAGCTGGAGAAGGTGCTTTAATTTCAGCACAAAGAGAATTAAGAGAAGAACTTTCTCTTAAAGTAAAACTTAAAAAAGTTTTAAAATTACCTCCTTCAGAAGAAACAAATATGCAGTGTATTTCTCTATTTGTAGGATATACTAAAAAAATACCTAAACCTAATCCTCTTGAAATTGAAGAGGGAGGATTTTTTACTATTGAAAAAGTAGAAAATCTTCTTCAAACTAATCCTGAAATTTTTTCTCCTACTTTTCGTTTTCTTTGGAAAAAATATTGGGAAAATGTTTCTCAAAAATCTCAGTCGGAAAAGTAA
- a CDS encoding ribonuclease HII encodes MKNTLFNLPSSLNLEAQFKKLGYSLIAGVDEAGRGALAGPVFAAAVILPSEIENPEIKDSKLLSPQKREELFDYICKVALDYSIAYVDVEEINQLGIFQATFKAMLKALKKLKVKPQLVLIDGPWIIPEYKGLQKAIVDGDKFCLSISAASILAKVARDKYMKEMEKLYPQYAFSQHKGYATKLHFEKIKKYGPSPLHRIYYKCFQK; translated from the coding sequence TTGAAAAATACATTATTTAATCTTCCGAGCAGTCTGAATTTAGAAGCTCAATTCAAAAAATTAGGTTATTCTTTAATTGCAGGAGTAGATGAAGCTGGTCGTGGTGCCCTTGCTGGTCCTGTTTTTGCAGCTGCAGTAATATTACCCTCTGAAATTGAAAATCCAGAAATAAAAGACTCTAAACTTCTTTCCCCTCAAAAAAGAGAGGAACTTTTTGATTATATTTGTAAAGTTGCTCTTGATTATTCTATAGCCTATGTGGATGTTGAAGAAATTAATCAATTGGGTATTTTTCAAGCTACTTTCAAAGCTATGCTTAAAGCTTTAAAAAAATTAAAAGTCAAACCACAGCTCGTTTTAATAGATGGACCTTGGATTATCCCTGAGTATAAAGGATTACAAAAAGCTATAGTTGATGGAGATAAATTTTGTCTTTCCATTTCAGCAGCTTCCATTCTTGCAAAGGTGGCAAGAGATAAATATATGAAAGAAATGGAAAAACTTTATCCTCAATATGCCTTTTCCCAACATAAAGGATATGCAACAAAACTTCATTTCGAAAAAATCAAAAAATATGGCCCTTCTCCACTTCACAGAATTTATTATAAATGCTTCCAAAAATGA
- a CDS encoding DUF6178 family protein: MNLLFTKKEILPGINLENLLKLSESEIEKTLANLKFYEIYDLVLSTPWEERAKLILYSPYPEGIVKNLPPQELFLTLKASSLDLAVELLSYAKGSQIQFMFDIDAWYKDRIKAERVASWIILLFNAGEDKVLEWLRVADWDFLIAILQKFIKVYKKPDDMELIEAMDFLPPYTLDDFYFIDFKVSSLEFYFRRMIEILREEMPDTYFALMESVIWEIPAEVEERAYKWRNGRLADEGIPEYFEALDIYSYIPLKNLRKIDPKYLPISEESQPSINIMVYTGSEELFIFKVLKILDDLSQIERIKRELAWIANKVIIVDNVVIDEMDQIKRSLDKVWGSLNIGLEYVSMGNLEIAKRFLEEYFLEDIFKVAQNVLKELRRFALNLTKNKDFDSSILNYLDQPYHGFLKGVLAKKINEIALFQPDKIGTEKEYTIFRKLSEIKMVRRYIEEIGYMAPLIEKIFGPPLSWINEVNKPGRNFDTNFLTWSSLILTALSQYLYRGEFVFKALPKSAWKEVINKLIEEKEGVCYLRKELKEELFKNFENFAKNKWYLEKELLYSFLNFTIKKFEDEFKYVDLSEPPDPKYQTLILIDLKA, translated from the coding sequence ATGAATCTGCTTTTTACAAAGAAAGAGATTTTACCCGGTATTAATTTAGAAAATCTTCTTAAGCTCTCTGAAAGCGAGATAGAGAAAACTTTAGCAAATCTAAAATTTTATGAAATTTATGATTTGGTTTTAAGTACACCTTGGGAGGAAAGGGCAAAATTAATTCTTTATTCTCCTTATCCAGAAGGCATTGTTAAAAATCTTCCTCCTCAAGAACTGTTTCTTACTTTAAAAGCCTCTTCTCTTGATTTAGCTGTTGAACTTCTTTCTTATGCTAAGGGAAGTCAAATCCAATTTATGTTTGATATAGATGCTTGGTATAAGGATAGAATAAAAGCAGAAAGGGTTGCTTCTTGGATAATTCTTCTTTTTAATGCAGGAGAAGATAAAGTTTTAGAATGGTTAAGGGTTGCAGATTGGGACTTTCTGATAGCTATACTTCAAAAATTTATAAAAGTTTATAAAAAACCTGATGATATGGAACTTATAGAGGCGATGGATTTTCTTCCTCCCTATACTCTTGATGATTTTTATTTTATAGACTTTAAAGTATCCTCTCTTGAATTCTATTTTAGAAGAATGATTGAAATTCTAAGAGAAGAGATGCCAGATACATATTTTGCTCTTATGGAATCTGTAATATGGGAAATACCTGCAGAAGTCGAAGAAAGAGCTTATAAATGGAGGAATGGTAGACTTGCAGATGAGGGGATACCTGAGTATTTTGAAGCTCTTGATATTTACTCTTATATTCCGCTTAAAAATTTAAGAAAAATAGACCCTAAATATTTGCCTATAAGTGAAGAAAGTCAACCATCTATTAATATCATGGTTTATACAGGCTCAGAAGAACTTTTTATCTTTAAAGTTCTTAAGATTTTAGATGATTTAAGTCAAATTGAAAGAATAAAAAGAGAACTTGCCTGGATAGCAAATAAGGTGATTATTGTGGATAATGTGGTTATTGATGAAATGGATCAAATTAAAAGGAGTTTAGATAAAGTATGGGGTTCTTTAAATATAGGACTTGAGTATGTTTCTATGGGAAATTTAGAAATAGCAAAAAGATTTTTAGAAGAGTACTTTTTAGAAGATATTTTTAAAGTTGCTCAAAATGTTTTAAAGGAATTAAGAAGATTTGCACTTAACCTTACCAAAAATAAAGATTTTGATTCTTCTATTCTCAATTATCTTGACCAACCTTATCATGGTTTTTTAAAAGGGGTTTTAGCTAAAAAAATAAATGAAATAGCACTATTTCAACCTGATAAAATAGGAACAGAAAAGGAATATACCATTTTTAGAAAATTAAGTGAAATAAAAATGGTAAGGAGATATATTGAAGAGATAGGTTATATGGCACCACTTATAGAAAAAATATTTGGCCCTCCTCTTTCTTGGATAAATGAAGTAAATAAACCTGGAAGAAATTTTGATACTAATTTTCTTACTTGGAGCTCTCTAATTCTTACTGCACTTTCTCAATATCTCTATAGAGGAGAGTTTGTTTTTAAGGCACTTCCTAAAAGTGCGTGGAAAGAAGTGATTAATAAATTAATAGAGGAAAAAGAAGGGGTATGTTACTTAAGAAAAGAGTTAAAGGAGGAGTTGTTCAAAAATTTTGAAAATTTTGCAAAAAATAAGTGGTATTTAGAAAAGGAATTGCTATACTCTTTTTTAAATTTTACAATTAAAAAATTTGAAGATGAATTTAAATATGTAGATCTTAGTGAGCCTCCAGATCCTAAGTATCAGACTCTTATACTTATAGATCTTAAAGCCTAA
- the rplS gene encoding 50S ribosomal protein L19, whose translation MLPVIREVEKKYMRSDLPKFNPGDTVKVYFRLKEGEEKERVQVFEGVVVRRRGSGINATFTVRKVSFGVGVERTFPLHSPRIEKIEIVKRGRVRRARLYYLRERSGKAARIKERFDNKIME comes from the coding sequence ATGCTTCCTGTAATAAGAGAAGTTGAGAAAAAATATATGCGTTCTGATCTTCCTAAATTTAATCCAGGAGATACTGTTAAAGTTTATTTTAGACTGAAAGAAGGAGAAGAAAAAGAAAGAGTTCAAGTTTTTGAGGGTGTAGTAGTTAGAAGAAGAGGTTCCGGAATTAACGCCACTTTTACTGTAAGAAAAGTTTCTTTTGGAGTAGGTGTTGAAAGAACCTTTCCTCTTCATTCACCTAGGATTGAAAAAATAGAAATTGTTAAAAGAGGAAGAGTTAGAAGAGCAAGACTTTACTATCTTAGAGAGCGTTCCGGGAAAGCTGCTCGTATAAAAGAAAGATTCGATAATAAAATTATGGAATAA
- a CDS encoding YraN family protein has protein sequence MLPKMKIKEFFQKLTSKEKGKKAEELALEYLISKGFEILEKNYKTSFGEIDIIAKKKNILIFIEVKSEFGEDEFLAEEKVDFRKREKILKVAEYFLLKNFQKLSKIKEIRFDVIVLRIRKGEIIHYESAFYKERDFTRY, from the coding sequence ATGCTTCCAAAAATGAAAATTAAAGAGTTTTTTCAAAAACTCACTTCAAAAGAAAAAGGTAAAAAAGCTGAAGAATTAGCATTAGAATATCTTATCTCCAAAGGATTTGAAATTTTAGAAAAAAATTATAAAACCTCTTTTGGAGAAATAGACATTATTGCTAAGAAAAAGAATATTTTAATTTTTATAGAGGTAAAAAGTGAATTTGGTGAGGATGAGTTTCTGGCTGAAGAAAAAGTAGATTTTAGAAAAAGAGAAAAAATTTTAAAGGTGGCAGAGTATTTTCTTCTTAAAAATTTTCAAAAATTAAGTAAAATAAAGGAAATAAGATTTGATGTTATAGTATTAAGAATAAGAAAGGGGGAGATTATTCATTATGAATCTGCTTTTTACAAAGAAAGAGATTTTACCCGGTATTAA
- a CDS encoding precorrin-2 dehydrogenase/sirohydrochlorin ferrochelatase family protein: MINEFFPVFLNLKNKLCIVIGGGKVAERKVENLLTSQAKVKVISPEVTLKLKKLAEEGKIEWERRVYKKGDLHSAWLVIAATDNPEIQKEIFKEAEEKRIFCNVVDVPELCSFIVPSTIRRGLLTIAISTSGVSPAVARRLRETLEEIIGEEYVLYVELMKDLRKQILNLNLSSEEKEEKLQKLALAPIPRYIKYRDFELLKVLIEKEGLTFPTEIFEKHFPNIFSKENEK; the protein is encoded by the coding sequence TTGATTAATGAATTTTTCCCAGTGTTTTTAAATCTTAAAAATAAACTTTGTATTGTAATAGGTGGGGGGAAAGTTGCAGAAAGAAAGGTAGAAAATCTTCTTACATCTCAAGCAAAAGTAAAAGTAATTTCTCCAGAGGTAACTTTAAAACTTAAAAAATTAGCTGAAGAGGGAAAAATTGAATGGGAAAGAAGAGTATATAAAAAGGGAGACCTTCACTCAGCTTGGTTAGTGATTGCAGCAACAGATAATCCAGAAATACAAAAAGAAATATTTAAAGAAGCAGAAGAAAAACGTATTTTTTGTAATGTAGTTGATGTTCCTGAACTATGTAGTTTTATAGTACCTTCAACTATTAGAAGAGGTCTTTTAACTATTGCTATTTCTACCTCAGGAGTAAGTCCTGCTGTAGCGAGAAGATTAAGAGAAACTTTAGAAGAAATAATAGGAGAAGAGTATGTGCTTTATGTGGAGCTTATGAAAGATTTAAGAAAACAAATTCTAAATTTAAATCTTTCTTCAGAGGAAAAAGAAGAAAAACTTCAAAAACTTGCTTTAGCTCCTATTCCTCGCTATATCAAATATAGAGATTTTGAATTATTAAAAGTTTTAATTGAAAAAGAGGGGCTTACTTTTCCGACTGAGATTTTTGAGAAACATTTTCCCAATATTTTTTCCAAAGAAAACGAAAAGTAG
- a CDS encoding RNA ligase encodes MKEEEKEILRYLKYCWETNVYLRKYPLKDWEDAYYKGKVLFFSWKNKNFFRLNKDFKFYPLGTFFNEKILVLGYPHIPRIYVLKTGLKRYLKYPFYAEEKIEGYNVRLVKVDDEILAFTRRGYVCAFATDRWEDFLPELPRFFEENPDLVVCAEVAGPENPFVSEYPSYIKEDINFFVFDFMKKGEGEFLNVSKKLELLKKYRLNSPEIQGPFDPEKDYQKIKELLKRYHLEKREGVVFKPDYEGNRVKYVTPFSNLEDLRVVFPYLGEIDPYFVSLRLIRLALNLYEFEEFKEEVYSVLGKNLFEETLENFKTERLLQETFRVRFKKESNFHAMLAHFRIAKVSIEVKKTEWKNGYFCVEFSKIYPKATQFWKSKLEGWGEID; translated from the coding sequence TTGAAAGAAGAGGAAAAAGAGATATTAAGATATTTGAAATACTGTTGGGAGACAAATGTTTATTTAAGAAAATATCCTCTAAAAGACTGGGAAGATGCCTATTACAAAGGAAAGGTTTTATTTTTTAGTTGGAAAAATAAAAATTTCTTTAGACTCAATAAAGACTTTAAATTTTATCCCCTGGGGACTTTTTTTAATGAAAAAATTTTAGTTCTCGGCTATCCACATATCCCAAGAATTTATGTATTAAAAACTGGGCTTAAAAGATATCTTAAATATCCCTTTTATGCTGAAGAAAAAATTGAAGGATATAATGTTAGGTTAGTAAAGGTTGATGATGAAATCCTTGCTTTTACAAGAAGAGGATATGTATGTGCTTTTGCTACTGATAGATGGGAAGATTTTTTACCTGAGCTTCCAAGGTTTTTTGAGGAAAATCCTGATTTAGTAGTTTGTGCAGAAGTTGCAGGACCTGAAAATCCCTTTGTAAGTGAGTATCCATCTTATATAAAAGAGGATATTAATTTTTTTGTATTTGATTTTATGAAGAAAGGGGAAGGAGAATTTTTAAATGTATCTAAAAAATTAGAGCTTTTAAAAAAATATAGATTAAATTCTCCTGAAATACAAGGACCCTTTGATCCAGAGAAAGATTACCAAAAAATAAAAGAACTTCTCAAAAGGTATCATTTAGAAAAAAGAGAAGGTGTAGTTTTTAAACCAGATTATGAAGGAAATAGAGTTAAATATGTAACTCCCTTTTCTAATCTTGAGGATTTAAGGGTAGTTTTTCCCTATCTCGGAGAGATAGATCCCTATTTTGTATCTTTAAGATTGATAAGACTTGCACTAAATCTTTATGAGTTTGAAGAATTTAAAGAAGAAGTTTATAGTGTTTTAGGAAAAAATTTATTTGAAGAAACTTTAGAAAATTTTAAAACAGAAAGACTTTTGCAAGAAACTTTTAGAGTAAGATTTAAAAAGGAAAGTAATTTTCATGCTATGCTTGCACATTTTCGTATAGCTAAAGTGAGTATAGAAGTTAAAAAAACAGAATGGAAAAATGGATATTTTTGTGTAGAATTTTCTAAAATATATCCAAAGGCAACCCAATTTTGGAAGTCTAAATTAGAGGGGTGGGGAGAAATTGATTAA